One window of the Trifolium pratense cultivar HEN17-A07 linkage group LG2, ARS_RC_1.1, whole genome shotgun sequence genome contains the following:
- the LOC123904669 gene encoding uncharacterized protein LOC123904669, translating to MAIERSTKAQNYLKSLTSKYPSSKALKECSTNCYDSCVGDFKSALKELVEDPLSASYDAFVAGDEPSRCDKLLADEKKVNDPSISASNDEMKFLSRIGNLAITYIQKGDM from the coding sequence ATGGCAATTGAGAGGTCCACAAAAGCTCAAAATTATCTCAAAAGTTTGACAAGCAAATATCCTTCTTCTAAAGCCCTCAAAGAGTGTTCAACCAATTGTTACGATTCATGTGTCGGAGATTTTAAGAGTGCGTTGAAAGAATTGGTTGAAGATCCGTTAAGTGCAAGCTATGATGCCTTTGTTGCCGGTGATGAACCCAGTAGATGTGACAAGCTCTTGGCCGAcgaaaaaaaagttaatgatcCATCTATTTCTGCATCGAATGATGAGATGAAGTTTCTTAGTCGTATTGGAAATTTAGCCATAACTTATATTCAAAAGGGAGATATGTGA
- the LOC123904670 gene encoding pectinesterase/pectinesterase inhibitor PPE8B-like gives MAFFILIFFMLLVSVSPSPSSSASSWLTVSPKKFVESANEVRTFLEQMHSTLSTFNNNTSGLPNGIQDCLDLLDMSSEQLRMSMSAMQNPKGKDHKLGTGNLSSDLRTWLSAVLTNSDTCIEGLEQGTAVKGLASKDLNRVMSMVKTLLAQVIPVHVDQVKKDQFPSWISEEDKMLLRENFRVRTPDAVVATDGTGDYSKVTDAIRAAPDYSMKRFVIYVRRGIYLDEYVRINATKWNIMLLGDGIGATVISGSRNYADGYKTFNTATFAVDAVGFIACNISFENTAGPEKDMAVALRSDSDLSIFYRCGIYGYQDSLYPHSKRQFYKECIIAGTVDFIFGDATAVFQSCQILAKQGTLRQKNTITAQGRIDPGESTGFSFQFCNISADYDLKATTETYLGRPWRNFSRTIFMESHLSNVIDPKGWLEMDGTHYSDTSTYCEYSNFGAGAKLDNRVKWPGYYILDEREAQEFSVDKFIEGNLWLPSSGINYTGGL, from the exons ATGGCTTTCTTCATCTTAATCTTCTTCATGTTGCTTGTCTCAGTCTCACCCTCACCCTCAAGTTCTGCTTCATCATGGCTAACAGTTTCTCCTAAGAAATTCGTTGAATCTGCCAATGAAGTTAGAACATTTTTAGAACAAATGCATTCCACTTTATCAACCTTCAACAACAACACCTCTGGATTACCAAATGGCATTCAGGATTGCCTTGATTTACTTGACATGTCCTCCGAACAGCTTAGGATGTCTATGTCTGCCATGCAAAATCCCAAAG GGAAAGATCATAAACTTGGAACTGGAAATCTGAGCTCTGATCTAAGAACATGGCTGAGTGCTGTTCTTACAAACTCAGACACATGTATTGAAGGATTAGAACAAGGTACAGCTGTTAAGGGACTTGCATCAAAGGACCTTAATCGTGTAATGTCTATGGTTAAGACTCTGTTAGCTCAAGTGATTCCTGTCCATGTTGATCAAGTCAAGAAGGATCAGTTTCCATCCTGGATTAGTGAGGAGGACAAGATGCTATTGAGGGAGAATTTTAGAGTGAGGACTCCTGATGCTGTTGTGGCCACTGATGGAACTGGAGATTACAGTAAAGTGACGGACGCGATACGAGCGGCACCTGATTATAGCATGAAAAGATTTGTTATATATGTGAGGAGAGGTATTTATCTTGATGAATATGTTAGGATTAATGCAACCAAATGGAATATTATGCTCTTAGGTGATGGCATTGGTGCTACTGTTATCTCCGGTAGCCGGAATTATGCCGACGGTTATAAAACGTTCAACACTGCTACTTTTG CTGTTGATGCTGTAGGGTTTATAGCATGCAACATTTCGTTTGAAAACACAGCAGGACCTGAGAAGGACATGGCAGTAGCATTAAGGTCTGATTCGGATCTCTCTATATTTTATCGGTGTGGGATATACGGTTATCAAGATAGCCTATATCCCCACTCTAAGCGTCAATTCTACAAGGAGTGCATAATAGCGGGTACAGTCGATTTCATATTTGGAGATGCAACGGCTGTGTTTCAGAGCTGTCAGATTTTAGCCAAACAAGGGACACTTCGACAAAAAAACACTATCACCGCTCAAGGAAGAATAGACCCAGGCGAATCAACTGGTTTCTCGTTCCAGTTCTGTAATATTTCAGCTGACTATGACCTTAAAGCTACCACTGAAACATATCTCGGTAGACCTTGGAGGAATTTTTCACGAACGATTTTTATGGAATCCCACCTAAGTAACGTGATAGATCCCAAAGGGTGGTTAGAGATGGATGGAACTCACTATTCGGATACATCGACTTATTGTGAGTACAGTAATTTTGGAGCAGGTGCTAAGCTAGATAATCGGGTAAAATGGCCTGGGTATTATATATTGGATGAGAGGGAAGCTCAAGAGTTCAGCGTGGATAAATTCATTGAAGGGAATCTTTGGTTACCTTCCAGTGGTATTAACTACACGGGTGGTTTATAA
- the LOC123907166 gene encoding alpha-aminoadipic semialdehyde synthase isoform X1 produces the protein MMFGNGVVGILSESVDKWERRAPLTPSHCARLLHHHGVSQIIVQPSTNRIHHDVLYEEVGCHISQDLSSCGLILGIKQPKLEMILPNRAYAFFSHTHKAQKENMPLLDKILAERASLYDYELIVGENGKRLLAFGNFAGRAGMIDFLRGLGQRYLSLGYSTPFLSLGSSYMYPSLAAAKAAVISVGEEIATQGLPLGICPLVFVFTGSGNVCSGAQEIFKLLPHTFVDPSRLSELQNKETNQAKHGSKRIFQVYGCIVTAKDMVEPKDPMKVFDKVDYYAHPEHYNPIFHEKVAPYASVIVNCMYWEKRFPPLLSYKQIQDLMRKGCPLVGIADITCDISGSLEFVNHATSIDSPFFRYDAITDSYHNDMDGNGVICLAVDILPTEFAKEATQYFGNVLSQFVTHLASATDITTLPAHLRRACIVHGGVLTSLYDYIPRMRKSDSEDASENSAANSLSTKTKYNTSVSLSGHLFDQFLINEALDIIESAGGSFHLVNCHVGQSVDAISYSELEVGADDKAVLDQIIDSLTSLANPTESNRFSNQNSSKISLKLGKVQENGMEKESDPKKKAAVLILGAGRVCQPAAEMISSFGTSQWYKTLLEDDFEDQIDVDVIVGSLYLKDAEQIVEGIPNVTGIQLDVTDNANLFKRISQVDVVISLLPPSCHIIVADACIQLKKHLVTSSYVDSSMSMLDDKAKDAGITILGEMGLDPGIDHMMAMKMIDEAHMQKGKIKSFTSYCGGLPSPEDANNPLAYKFSWNPVGAIRAGRNPATYKDHGKTVHIDGENLYDSATRLRIPDFPAFALECLPNRNSLLYGDLYGIGSEASTIFRGTLRYEGFSEIMATLSRIGLFNNEANPILKNEERPTFRKFMFDLLKIVHEDSDGGLIREEDITERILTLEHCKDRRSATMTAKTIIFLGLLGQTEIPASCKSAFEVACFRMEERLSYSNTEKDMVLLHHEVEVEYPNSQITEKHRATLLEFGKIADGKTTTAMALTVGIPAAVGALLLLTNKIQTRGVLRPIIPEVYTPALDIIQAYGIKLIAKNE, from the exons ATGATGTTTGGAAATGGTGTTGTTGGGATATTATCAGAATCTGTGGATAAGTGGGAAAGAAGAGCACCTTTGACTCCATCACACTGTGCTAGATTACTTCATCATCATGGTGTCTCCCAAATCATTGTTCAACCTTCTACTAACAGAATTCATCATGATGTTCTTTATGAAGAAGTTGGTTGTCATATTTCACAAGATTTGTCATCATGTGGTCTCATCCTTGGCATCAAACAACCAAAG TTAGAGATGATATTGCCAAATAGAGCTTATGCCTTCTTTTCTCATACTCACAAAGCACAGAAAGAAAATATGCCTTTGCTGGATAAG ATTCTAGCTGAGAGAGCATCATTATATGACTATGAATTAATTGTTGGGGAAAATGGGAAAAGGTTACTTGCATTTGGAAATTTTGCTGGTAGAGCCGGAATGATTGATTTCTTACGCGGATTAGGACAGC GGTATTTAAGTCTTGGATATTCAACACCTTTTCTGTCACTTGGATCATCATACATGTATCCTTCATTGGCTGCTGCTAAGGCTGCTGTTATTTCTGTTGGTGAAGAAATTGCAACTCAAGGATTGCCATTGGGGATTTGTCCTCTTGTTTTTGTCTTTACTGGTTCAGGAAATG TTTGCTCTGGTGCACAGGAGATATTTAAGCTTCTTCCCCATACCTTTGTGGATCCATCTAGGCTAAGCGAACtacaaaacaag GAAACAAATCAAGCAAAGCATGGATCAAAAAGAATTTTCCAAGTTTATGGTTGTATTGTGACTGCTAAAGACATGGTTGAACCCAAAGATcccatgaaagtgtttgacaaa GTAGACTACTATGCACACCCTGAACATTACAATCCAATTTTTCATGAAAAAGTAGCACCATACGCATCCGTTATTG TTAATTGCATGTATTGGGAGAAAAGATTTCCTCCGTTATTGAGCTATAAGCAGATTCAAGATTTGATGAGAAAGGGGTGTCCACTTGTTGGAATAGCGGACATAACTTGTGATATAAGCGGTTCACTTGAGTTTGTTAACCACGCTACATCAATTGATTCACCCTTTTTCAG ATATGATGCAATAACGGATTCCTACCACAATGACATGGACGGGAATGGAGTTATATGTTTAGCTGTTGACATTCTTCCAACAGAATTTGCAAAAGAG GCTACACAATATTTTGGAAACGTACTGTCCCAATTTGTCACACATTTGGCTTCTGCTACAGACATTACAACCTTGCCTGCTCACTTAAGGAGAGCTTGCATAGTTCATGGAGGTGTCCTAACCTCCTTATATGATTATATCCCTCGCATGCGGAAATCTGATTCTGA GGATGCATCAGAAAACTCAGCAGCAAATTCTTTATCTACCAAAACCAAATACAACACATCG GTATCGCTGAGTGGTCACTTATTTGATCAGTTTCTGATAAATGAGGCACTAGATATTATTGAATCAGCCGGAGGATCGTTCCACTTGGTCAATTGTCATGTTGGTCAGAGTGTTGATGCAATATCATACTCCGAACTTGAA GTTGGTGCGGACGATAAGGCTGTTCTGGATCAAATCATTGATTCGTTAACCTCTCTTGCTAATCCAACCGAAAGTAATAgattttcaaatcaaaattcaagTAAAATTTCACTTAAGCTGGGTAAAGTTCAAGAGAACGGTATGGAGAAGGAATCTGATCCAAAAAAGAAGGCTGCAGTTTTAATTCTTGGTGCTGGTCGAGTCTGTCAGCCAGCTGCTGAAATGATATCATCATTTGGAACAAGTCAGTGGTATAAAACATTGTTGGAAGATGATTTTGAAGATCAAATTGATGTCGATGTGATTGTGGGATCTTTGTACCTGAAGGATGCAGAACAG ATTGTTGAGGGCATTCCAAATGTAACTGGAATTCAGCTTGATGTGACGGATAATGCCAATCTTTTTAAGCGCATTTCACAG GTGGATGTTGTTATAAGTTTGTTGCCCCCTAGTTGTCACATTATTGTAGCAGATGCTTGCATTCAG TTGAAAAAACATCTGGTCACTTCTAGCTATGTTGATAGCTCCATGTCAATGCTAGATGATAAGGCTAAAGATGCTGGTATAACAATTCTTGGTGAGATGGGATTGGACCCAGGAATAG ATCACATGATGGCAATGAAGATGATCGACGAGGCACACATGCAGAAGGGGAAAATAAAGTCTTTCACTTCATACTGCGGTGGACTTCCATCTCCTGAAGATGCTAACAATCCATTAGCATATAAATTCAG CTGGAATCCTGTAGGGGCCATCCGAGCTGGGCGAAATCCTGCCACTTACAAAGACCATGGCAAAACTGTACATATTGATG GGGAAAATCTTTATGATTCAGCTACAAGACTAAGGATACCTGACTTTCCTGCTTTTGCTTTGGAATGTCTTCCAAACCGCAACTCCTTACTTTACGGAGATTTATATGGAATAGGATCTGAAGCATCAACTATCTTTCGAGGAACACTCCGTTATGAAG GGTTTAGTGAGATCATGGCGACACTTTCTAGGATTGGCTTATTCAATAATGAAGCTAATCCAATTCTAAAGAATGAAGAGAGACCAACCTTTCGAAAATTCATGTTTGACCTTCTGAAAATTGTTCATGAAGATTCAGATGGAGGATTGATAAGAGAGGAGGATATCACAGAAAGAATATTAACACTAGAACATTGCAAAGATCGAAGATCTGCAACGATGACAGCAAAAACAATCAT ATTTTTGGGACTTCTTGGTCAAACAGAAATCCCTGCGTCATGCAAAAGTGCTTTTGAGGTTGCATGTTTCCGCATGGAGGAGAGATTATCCTACTCCAACACAGAAAAG GATATGGTGCTTTTGCACCATGAAGTGGAGGTAGAATACCCAAACAGCCAAATAACAGAGAAGCATAGAGCTACTTTGCTTGAATTTGGGAAGATTGCTGATGGAAAAACCACTACTGCCATGGCACTTACTGTTGGTATTCCAGCTGCTGTTGGAGCTCTG CTATTACTGACAAACAAAATTCAGACAAGAGGTGTCTTAAGGCCCATCATACCTGAAGTATACACTCCAG CATTGGATATTATACAAGCTTATGGCATCAAGTTGATTGCGAAGAATGAGTAA
- the LOC123907166 gene encoding alpha-aminoadipic semialdehyde synthase isoform X2 encodes MRKSDSEDASENSAANSLSTKTKYNTSVSLSGHLFDQFLINEALDIIESAGGSFHLVNCHVGQSVDAISYSELEVGADDKAVLDQIIDSLTSLANPTESNRFSNQNSSKISLKLGKVQENGMEKESDPKKKAAVLILGAGRVCQPAAEMISSFGTSQWYKTLLEDDFEDQIDVDVIVGSLYLKDAEQIVEGIPNVTGIQLDVTDNANLFKRISQVDVVISLLPPSCHIIVADACIQLKKHLVTSSYVDSSMSMLDDKAKDAGITILGEMGLDPGIDHMMAMKMIDEAHMQKGKIKSFTSYCGGLPSPEDANNPLAYKFSWNPVGAIRAGRNPATYKDHGKTVHIDGENLYDSATRLRIPDFPAFALECLPNRNSLLYGDLYGIGSEASTIFRGTLRYEGFSEIMATLSRIGLFNNEANPILKNEERPTFRKFMFDLLKIVHEDSDGGLIREEDITERILTLEHCKDRRSATMTAKTIIFLGLLGQTEIPASCKSAFEVACFRMEERLSYSNTEKDMVLLHHEVEVEYPNSQITEKHRATLLEFGKIADGKTTTAMALTVGIPAAVGALLLLTNKIQTRGVLRPIIPEVYTPALDIIQAYGIKLIAKNE; translated from the exons ATGCGGAAATCTGATTCTGA GGATGCATCAGAAAACTCAGCAGCAAATTCTTTATCTACCAAAACCAAATACAACACATCG GTATCGCTGAGTGGTCACTTATTTGATCAGTTTCTGATAAATGAGGCACTAGATATTATTGAATCAGCCGGAGGATCGTTCCACTTGGTCAATTGTCATGTTGGTCAGAGTGTTGATGCAATATCATACTCCGAACTTGAA GTTGGTGCGGACGATAAGGCTGTTCTGGATCAAATCATTGATTCGTTAACCTCTCTTGCTAATCCAACCGAAAGTAATAgattttcaaatcaaaattcaagTAAAATTTCACTTAAGCTGGGTAAAGTTCAAGAGAACGGTATGGAGAAGGAATCTGATCCAAAAAAGAAGGCTGCAGTTTTAATTCTTGGTGCTGGTCGAGTCTGTCAGCCAGCTGCTGAAATGATATCATCATTTGGAACAAGTCAGTGGTATAAAACATTGTTGGAAGATGATTTTGAAGATCAAATTGATGTCGATGTGATTGTGGGATCTTTGTACCTGAAGGATGCAGAACAG ATTGTTGAGGGCATTCCAAATGTAACTGGAATTCAGCTTGATGTGACGGATAATGCCAATCTTTTTAAGCGCATTTCACAG GTGGATGTTGTTATAAGTTTGTTGCCCCCTAGTTGTCACATTATTGTAGCAGATGCTTGCATTCAG TTGAAAAAACATCTGGTCACTTCTAGCTATGTTGATAGCTCCATGTCAATGCTAGATGATAAGGCTAAAGATGCTGGTATAACAATTCTTGGTGAGATGGGATTGGACCCAGGAATAG ATCACATGATGGCAATGAAGATGATCGACGAGGCACACATGCAGAAGGGGAAAATAAAGTCTTTCACTTCATACTGCGGTGGACTTCCATCTCCTGAAGATGCTAACAATCCATTAGCATATAAATTCAG CTGGAATCCTGTAGGGGCCATCCGAGCTGGGCGAAATCCTGCCACTTACAAAGACCATGGCAAAACTGTACATATTGATG GGGAAAATCTTTATGATTCAGCTACAAGACTAAGGATACCTGACTTTCCTGCTTTTGCTTTGGAATGTCTTCCAAACCGCAACTCCTTACTTTACGGAGATTTATATGGAATAGGATCTGAAGCATCAACTATCTTTCGAGGAACACTCCGTTATGAAG GGTTTAGTGAGATCATGGCGACACTTTCTAGGATTGGCTTATTCAATAATGAAGCTAATCCAATTCTAAAGAATGAAGAGAGACCAACCTTTCGAAAATTCATGTTTGACCTTCTGAAAATTGTTCATGAAGATTCAGATGGAGGATTGATAAGAGAGGAGGATATCACAGAAAGAATATTAACACTAGAACATTGCAAAGATCGAAGATCTGCAACGATGACAGCAAAAACAATCAT ATTTTTGGGACTTCTTGGTCAAACAGAAATCCCTGCGTCATGCAAAAGTGCTTTTGAGGTTGCATGTTTCCGCATGGAGGAGAGATTATCCTACTCCAACACAGAAAAG GATATGGTGCTTTTGCACCATGAAGTGGAGGTAGAATACCCAAACAGCCAAATAACAGAGAAGCATAGAGCTACTTTGCTTGAATTTGGGAAGATTGCTGATGGAAAAACCACTACTGCCATGGCACTTACTGTTGGTATTCCAGCTGCTGTTGGAGCTCTG CTATTACTGACAAACAAAATTCAGACAAGAGGTGTCTTAAGGCCCATCATACCTGAAGTATACACTCCAG CATTGGATATTATACAAGCTTATGGCATCAAGTTGATTGCGAAGAATGAGTAA